Proteins encoded in a region of the Inquilinus sp. KBS0705 genome:
- the aroQ gene encoding type II 3-dehydroquinate dehydratase, translating into MNIQIINGPNLNLLGVREKSIYGNSDFESYLADLQKHFPNITINYYQSNVEGEIINKLHEIGFSYDGIVLNAGAYTHTSIAIADAIAAINTTVIEVHISNVYKREEFRHTSMLAANCKGVIAGFGMHSYRLAIESLLLK; encoded by the coding sequence ATGAATATACAAATTATAAACGGCCCTAATTTAAACCTCCTTGGCGTTCGTGAGAAATCCATTTACGGTAATTCGGATTTTGAAAGCTACCTGGCCGACCTGCAAAAACATTTCCCAAACATCACCATTAATTACTATCAAAGTAATGTGGAAGGCGAAATTATAAACAAACTGCACGAAATTGGTTTTAGTTACGACGGTATTGTGCTTAATGCCGGCGCCTACACCCATACTTCTATTGCCATTGCCGATGCTATTGCCGCTATTAACACAACCGTAATAGAAGTGCACATATCTAACGTTTACAAACGCGAAGAATTTAGGCATACATCTATGCTGGCGGCCAATTGTAAAGGTGTTATAGCCGGCTTTGGCATGCACTCGTACAGATTAGCTATAGAAAGTTTGTTACTTAAGTAA
- the xerD gene encoding site-specific tyrosine recombinase XerD: MNWAQAIKGFKTYLKLERSLAANSIEAYSRDLEKLYQYADSLPDKPSPDKFKLADLRNFILWINELGMIPSSQSRILSGIKAFYKYLLMEDLIASDPSELLETPKIQRKLPDTLSINDINKLIAAIDLSKPEGTRNKAILEVLYGCGLRVSELTELKLSNVYPEIEFIKVTGKGSKERLVPIGGEALKALKIWTEQVRVHTPIKKGEEDIVFLNRRGSRLSRVYIFMLIKQLAELTGLKKTISPHTFRHSFATHLVEGGADLRAVQEMLGHESITTTEIYTHLDREYLKSTIIEFHPRN, from the coding sequence TTGAACTGGGCACAGGCAATAAAAGGCTTTAAAACGTATCTTAAACTGGAGCGCTCGCTTGCAGCTAACTCTATTGAGGCTTATAGCCGCGATCTGGAGAAGCTGTACCAGTATGCGGATTCGCTGCCCGATAAGCCATCGCCCGATAAGTTTAAACTGGCCGACCTGCGTAATTTTATATTATGGATAAACGAATTAGGGATGATACCGTCGTCGCAATCGCGTATTTTATCGGGTATAAAGGCGTTTTATAAATACCTGCTGATGGAGGACCTGATAGCCAGCGACCCGTCGGAATTGTTGGAAACCCCCAAGATACAGCGCAAACTGCCCGATACGCTTAGTATAAACGATATTAATAAACTGATAGCCGCGATAGACCTATCGAAACCCGAGGGTACGCGTAACAAGGCTATTTTAGAAGTGCTGTATGGCTGCGGCCTGCGCGTATCTGAGTTAACGGAGCTAAAGTTATCAAACGTTTACCCCGAAATTGAATTTATAAAGGTAACCGGCAAGGGCAGTAAGGAAAGGTTGGTGCCTATTGGCGGCGAAGCTCTTAAAGCGCTAAAAATTTGGACGGAGCAAGTGCGCGTACACACCCCAATAAAAAAAGGAGAGGAAGATATCGTGTTTTTAAACCGCCGTGGCAGCAGGTTAAGCCGTGTATACATATTTATGCTTATCAAACAACTTGCAGAGCTTACCGGGCTTAAAAAGACCATCAGCCCGCATACGTTCAGGCATTCATTCGCTACCCATTTAGTTGAGGGTGGTGCTGACCTGCGCGCCGTGCAGGAAATGCTGGGGCACGAAAGTATTACCACCACCGAAATTTATACCCATTTAGACCGGGAGTATTTAAAGAGCACTATAATTGAATTCCACCCAAGGAATTAA
- the prmC gene encoding peptide chain release factor N(5)-glutamine methyltransferase, with translation MKTIKDVFLSFQQALTGLYDTRETEAIAMLVLEEITGLSRAKIKAFPETDIPPGEQEKLINILVELKTGKPVQYILGSTGFYGLNFLVNPAVLIPRPETEELVEWVLLSRKSKVESQKSLSILDIGTGSGCIAISLKKNLPEAAVSAIDISADALHTAKQNSVINDVVVEFIEIDILNPTPDIQHSKFDIIVSNPPYVTLEDKTQMHQNVTGFEPHTALFVPEQDPLIFYKAIADFALNHLNPNGLLFFEINENFGAETVELLSNKTFINIELRKDMSGRDRMIKAQLQ, from the coding sequence ATGAAAACTATTAAGGATGTATTTCTGTCTTTTCAGCAAGCATTAACCGGTTTGTATGACACCCGTGAAACAGAGGCGATTGCCATGCTGGTACTGGAAGAAATTACAGGGTTATCCCGTGCTAAAATAAAAGCTTTCCCCGAAACGGATATTCCGCCCGGCGAACAGGAAAAGCTGATAAATATACTCGTAGAACTTAAAACCGGCAAACCGGTACAATACATTTTAGGCAGTACCGGGTTTTACGGACTCAATTTTTTAGTGAACCCGGCGGTGCTGATACCAAGGCCCGAGACGGAGGAACTGGTGGAATGGGTTTTATTGAGCCGAAAGTCGAAAGTTGAAAGTCAAAAGTCCTTATCTATCTTAGACATTGGCACGGGCAGCGGTTGTATTGCCATTAGCTTAAAAAAGAATTTGCCAGAAGCCGCTGTGAGTGCTATAGATATTTCTGCTGATGCCCTGCATACGGCAAAGCAAAACTCGGTTATTAATGATGTAGTGGTTGAGTTTATTGAGATAGACATTCTAAACCCAACACCCGACATTCAACATTCGAAATTCGATATTATAGTAAGCAACCCCCCTTATGTTACCCTTGAAGATAAAACCCAAATGCACCAAAACGTAACCGGTTTTGAACCCCATACCGCACTGTTTGTGCCCGAACAGGATCCCCTTATATTTTACAAAGCGATTGCCGATTTCGCACTTAACCACCTCAACCCAAATGGCTTGCTATTTTTCGAGATCAACGAAAATTTTGGTGCAGAAACAGTTGAGTTACTCTCAAATAAAACATTTATTAACATTGAGTTACGTAAAGATATGAGCGGCCGCGACAGGATGATAAAAGCGCAATTGCAATAA
- the ribD gene encoding bifunctional diaminohydroxyphosphoribosylaminopyrimidine deaminase/5-amino-6-(5-phosphoribosylamino)uracil reductase RibD: protein MQRCLDLAAMGAGNVSPNPMVGAVIVHEDKIIGEGYHQQYGKAHAEVNAVNMVIANHTNHVELLKTATIYVSLEPCAHYGKTPPCANLIIKHQIPKVVVGCRDPFPQVDGKGIEKLQAAGVEVLTGVLEKECRWLNRRFFTRVQKQRPYIILKWAQTADGFFAPADGSQHWITGPEARKLVHQWRAEEDAILVGKNTVIADNPQLNVRYAEGQSPKRVVIDRRLELDKNFNIFNQSVDTLIFNEVKTDIDGKVKYIALEDFDRFVPQYILFQLYMQDIQSVIIEGGAHTLNSFIDAGLWDEARIFTAPSVLTDGIKAPFINTDGAILTAVGADTLHIVYHQPKN from the coding sequence ATGCAGCGCTGCCTTGATCTGGCCGCTATGGGGGCGGGCAACGTAAGCCCTAACCCGATGGTGGGTGCTGTAATTGTTCATGAGGATAAGATAATAGGTGAGGGCTATCACCAGCAATATGGTAAAGCCCATGCAGAGGTAAATGCCGTTAACATGGTGATTGCAAACCATACAAACCACGTCGAATTATTGAAGACGGCCACAATTTATGTATCGTTAGAGCCATGCGCGCATTATGGCAAAACACCGCCTTGTGCCAATCTGATCATCAAACACCAAATACCAAAAGTTGTAGTGGGCTGCCGCGACCCGTTTCCGCAGGTGGATGGCAAGGGTATCGAAAAATTGCAGGCAGCAGGTGTAGAAGTGCTGACCGGTGTGTTAGAAAAAGAATGCCGGTGGCTAAACCGCCGCTTTTTTACACGTGTGCAAAAGCAAAGGCCTTATATAATATTAAAATGGGCCCAAACTGCCGACGGTTTTTTTGCCCCGGCTGATGGCAGCCAACACTGGATAACCGGCCCCGAAGCCCGCAAACTGGTACACCAATGGCGCGCCGAAGAGGACGCTATATTGGTGGGTAAGAATACTGTTATAGCAGATAACCCGCAACTAAACGTGCGCTATGCCGAAGGGCAGTCGCCTAAGCGGGTGGTGATAGACCGTAGGCTGGAATTAGATAAAAACTTTAATATATTTAACCAATCTGTTGATACATTGATATTTAATGAAGTTAAAACGGATATAGACGGAAAGGTAAAGTATATTGCCCTGGAGGATTTTGACCGCTTTGTGCCGCAATATATTTTGTTCCAGTTATACATGCAGGATATTCAATCGGTTATTATTGAGGGCGGGGCACATACACTAAACTCGTTTATTGATGCCGGTTTGTGGGACGAAGCACGTATTTTTACCGCCCCGTCTGTTTTAACAGATGGCATTAAGGCACCATTTATAAATACTGATGGTGCTATACTAACTGCTGTGGGGGCAGATACTTTACATATAGTTTACCATCAACCTAAAAACTAA
- a CDS encoding EamA family transporter, which translates to MLYVFLSVCCSVVVSVLLKLVRRCSIDILQAITFNYSMAILLTWFFFRPSLQIETLKEAPLTILLPLGILLPVIFLVMASSVRVAGIVRTDVAQRLSLFVSLTAAFLLFGDKPNTYKMIGITVGFAAILCCIPWQKQTANRKILSNAWVYLLLVFLGLGVIDILFKQVAAFKAIPFTTLQFIAFIIAFIIALVILLYRVYTKQTRLSWPHIMFGWILGVANFGNILFYLKAHTALSTSPSLVFSAMNIGVIALGTVVGLFVFNERLSLLNKIGIGLAVAAIVIITVSQY; encoded by the coding sequence ATGTTATACGTTTTTTTAAGTGTTTGCTGTAGTGTTGTGGTGTCGGTTTTACTAAAACTGGTGCGGCGTTGTAGTATAGATATACTGCAGGCCATCACCTTTAACTACAGCATGGCGATACTACTTACCTGGTTCTTTTTTAGGCCGAGCCTGCAAATCGAAACTTTGAAAGAGGCACCATTAACTATACTATTACCATTAGGTATTTTACTGCCGGTTATATTTTTAGTAATGGCATCATCGGTAAGGGTAGCCGGTATAGTGCGTACCGATGTAGCTCAAAGGCTTTCGCTTTTTGTATCGTTAACAGCGGCTTTTTTGCTTTTTGGCGATAAACCCAATACTTATAAAATGATTGGTATTACTGTTGGCTTTGCAGCTATATTATGCTGTATACCCTGGCAAAAACAAACTGCCAACCGTAAAATTTTAAGCAACGCCTGGGTGTATCTGCTGCTGGTATTTTTGGGTTTAGGTGTTATAGATATTCTATTTAAACAGGTGGCAGCGTTTAAGGCAATACCGTTTACTACGCTGCAATTTATAGCATTCATTATCGCTTTTATTATAGCGTTGGTAATATTGTTATATAGGGTTTATACCAAACAAACACGCTTGTCGTGGCCGCATATTATGTTCGGCTGGATACTGGGTGTGGCTAACTTTGGTAACATATTGTTTTATTTAAAGGCGCATACCGCTTTGTCTACCAGCCCATCGCTGGTGTTTTCGGCCATGAATATTGGTGTAATAGCGCTGGGCACAGTGGTTGGCCTGTTTGTGTTTAACGAGCGTTTAAGCCTGCTTAATAAAATTGGTATTGGCCTTGCTGTAGCAGCCATTGTAATTATTACTGTTTCGCAATATTAA
- a CDS encoding YigZ family protein: MLFDDTYKTISADTEGIFRDRGSKFLGFAYPITSDADIKPILAKLRSEHPKANHHCWAIRLGIDRSVFRVNDDGEPSGTAGRPILNTLLSKDVTNILVVVVRYFGGTLLGVPGLINAYKAATEAALEQAVVIQKTVNDVYTITFEYPQMNDVMRIIKDEQLQVLEQLAELNCSIKFSVRKTQVEGVMNKLDKLTGVKVAYNYSG; the protein is encoded by the coding sequence ATGCTGTTCGACGATACTTATAAAACCATCTCTGCTGACACAGAGGGCATCTTTCGCGACAGGGGCAGTAAATTCCTGGGCTTTGCTTATCCAATAACATCAGATGCCGATATAAAACCTATACTGGCAAAATTACGGTCTGAGCACCCCAAGGCTAATCATCATTGCTGGGCCATAAGGCTGGGGATAGACCGCTCTGTTTTTCGTGTAAACGACGATGGCGAACCATCGGGCACTGCCGGCAGGCCAATACTAAATACGCTGTTATCAAAAGATGTTACCAATATTTTAGTGGTAGTGGTGCGTTATTTCGGCGGCACATTATTAGGCGTGCCCGGTTTAATAAACGCCTATAAAGCCGCTACCGAAGCTGCCTTAGAGCAAGCCGTTGTTATACAAAAAACAGTTAACGATGTTTACACCATTACGTTTGAATACCCGCAAATGAACGACGTAATGCGCATTATAAAAGATGAGCAGCTACAGGTTTTAGAACAGTTGGCTGAATTGAATTGCAGTATCAAATTTTCCGTCCGTAAAACACAGGTAGAAGGGGTGATGAACAAGCTTGATAAGCTAACTGGCGTAAAGGTGGCTTATAATTACAGCGGTTAA
- the mgtE gene encoding magnesium transporter, translated as MQSFDIDKTDLLRIKTALEDSDAELELVLNEYHASEIAILFEKLPQDAKERIINLLPIEKASEIISEMTEESHPEDILISLDPEKRSEIIEELDYDDATDIISQLDADEQHEILEDLDHEDATNIRALLSYDEDTAGGLMNSEFICVNINADKKEALDEIIRQSEEMEEFYTIYVVDDADILQGIVSIKSIIKARADTRVRDLVVKDFVYVKAELDQEDVASLISQYNLTSIPVVNDEMKLLGRITVDDIIDVMEAENTEDILKISGVSEDEELSGNWRDAVKSRLPWLVINLATAFLAASIIRNFDATVKNLAIISAYMTIIAGMGGNTATQALAVTVRRISLSDLSDRQAYNTVLKEFLVGLINGASNGVIVFAVAYFYDANPMLGLVLFLAMTGNLVVAGLTGASIPLILKRVGIDPAVASSIIITTFTDCIGFFLPLWLASKLLL; from the coding sequence ATGCAATCTTTCGATATAGATAAAACCGACCTGCTCCGCATTAAAACCGCTCTTGAGGATAGTGATGCGGAACTAGAGCTGGTTTTGAACGAATACCACGCATCGGAGATAGCTATATTATTTGAAAAACTGCCTCAGGACGCAAAAGAGCGTATTATTAACCTGCTGCCTATAGAGAAGGCTTCTGAGATCATCTCGGAAATGACCGAAGAATCGCACCCCGAGGATATCCTTATCAGTCTTGATCCTGAAAAGCGGTCGGAGATTATTGAGGAGCTGGATTATGACGATGCTACCGATATTATTTCGCAGCTTGATGCCGATGAGCAGCACGAGATACTGGAAGACCTTGATCACGAGGATGCCACCAACATACGCGCCCTTCTAAGTTACGACGAAGATACCGCCGGCGGCTTAATGAACTCGGAGTTTATTTGTGTAAACATAAACGCTGATAAAAAGGAAGCCCTTGACGAGATTATCCGCCAATCTGAAGAAATGGAGGAGTTTTATACCATATATGTGGTAGATGACGCCGATATTTTGCAGGGGATAGTATCTATCAAATCTATTATTAAAGCCCGTGCCGATACCCGCGTGCGGGACCTGGTGGTAAAGGATTTTGTTTACGTAAAAGCAGAACTTGACCAGGAAGATGTAGCCAGTCTTATCTCTCAGTATAACCTTACCAGTATACCCGTTGTAAACGATGAGATGAAATTGCTTGGCCGTATTACGGTAGATGATATCATCGACGTAATGGAGGCCGAGAATACCGAGGATATATTAAAAATATCGGGTGTATCTGAAGATGAAGAGCTGAGCGGTAATTGGCGCGACGCGGTAAAAAGCCGTTTACCATGGCTGGTTATTAACTTGGCTACCGCTTTTTTGGCGGCATCCATCATTCGTAATTTTGATGCTACAGTTAAAAACCTGGCCATCATATCGGCCTACATGACTATAATTGCCGGTATGGGTGGCAACACAGCAACACAGGCATTAGCAGTAACCGTTAGGCGTATATCGTTAAGCGACCTAAGCGACAGGCAAGCCTATAACACCGTATTAAAAGAGTTTTTAGTTGGGTTAATAAATGGCGCATCAAACGGTGTTATTGTGTTTGCGGTAGCCTATTTTTACGATGCTAACCCCATGTTGGGCCTTGTATTGTTTTTAGCCATGACAGGTAATTTAGTAGTAGCCGGTTTAACAGGTGCATCTATACCGCTGATACTGAAAAGGGTAGGGATAGACCCTGCAGTAGCATCATCCATCATCATTACAACCTTTACAGATTGTATTGGATTTTTTCTGCCATTATGGTTGGCGAGTAAGCTTTTATTATAA